The following are from one region of the Paenibacillus sp. JZ16 genome:
- a CDS encoding OsmC family protein, whose translation MTTLKIVEGQDRIFNEAGVQLVGNHGPNLEGGLSPRELLEASLALCVSISLQKIMAYDGVDYDKSSIHIEVSSVKAEDKSNKFSHFNVHVTLPQTLDPAYKEKLKSVVERACTIGNTLKSEAVVELIEVNESIETSSNA comes from the coding sequence ATGACAACGTTAAAAATCGTAGAGGGTCAGGATCGAATATTCAATGAGGCGGGGGTTCAGCTCGTCGGAAACCACGGTCCGAATCTGGAGGGCGGCTTGTCTCCGAGAGAGCTGCTGGAAGCGTCCCTGGCGCTATGCGTGTCCATATCACTCCAAAAAATAATGGCTTACGACGGCGTGGATTATGATAAATCCTCCATTCATATCGAAGTGTCGTCGGTAAAGGCAGAAGATAAAAGCAATAAGTTCTCGCATTTTAACGTCCATGTCACGCTGCCGCAAACGCTGGATCCCGCCTACAAGGAGAAGCTGAAATCTGTTGTAGAACGAGCCTGCACGATCGGCAATACGCTGAAGAGCGAGGCCGTTGTTGAACTGATCGAGGTGAATGAATCCATCGAAACGAGCAGCAATGCGTAA
- a CDS encoding NAD(P)H oxidoreductase — translation MKVLTVVTHPRENSFTFAVTEKFVQGLRDAGHEAEILDLHRIGFDPVLWEADEPDWSDPSKIYSPEVEAEIARMKEHDALAYIFPVWWYGVPAMLKGYIDRVWNHGFAYGGGSKLHHQQVLWLALAGASEDHFAKRGYDQMLSLSLNVGMADYSGIKNSRVEFFYDTLEARPEHMESLLERAYQLGLHYADSK, via the coding sequence ATGAAGGTATTAACAGTTGTTACACATCCACGTGAAAATTCCTTTACATTTGCAGTAACCGAGAAGTTTGTACAAGGGCTTAGGGACGCCGGGCATGAAGCGGAAATTCTGGACCTCCACCGCATCGGTTTCGATCCGGTCCTGTGGGAGGCAGACGAACCCGATTGGTCTGACCCTTCCAAGATCTATTCTCCTGAGGTTGAGGCTGAAATCGCACGGATGAAGGAGCACGACGCGCTGGCCTATATCTTCCCGGTATGGTGGTACGGAGTCCCTGCCATGCTGAAAGGGTATATCGATCGTGTCTGGAATCATGGCTTCGCTTACGGCGGCGGCTCAAAGCTTCATCACCAACAGGTGTTATGGCTTGCGTTAGCAGGGGCTTCGGAGGATCATTTCGCCAAGCGGGGCTATGATCAGATGTTATCCCTTTCCCTCAATGTTGGAATGGCCGACTACTCCGGAATCAAGAATTCCCGTGTGGAATTCTTCTATGATACGCTAGAGGCCAGACCGGAGCATATGGAGAGTTTGCTCGAACGAGCTTATCAGCTGGGATTGCATTATGCCGATTCAAAATAG